CATCGAGACGCTCGCGCTGGGCCGCGTGAAGGACCCCGCCCAGATACAGCAGGTGCTGCAGATGCTCACCCAGGAGACGGAGCGGCTGAGCATCCTCGTCGAGCGGGTGCTGGACTGGGCGCGCATCGAGAGCGGACGCAAGGAGTACCACCGGGAGACCCAGCCCGTGGCCGCCGTGGTGGACACCGCCGTGGCCGCCTTCCGCGCCCAGCGTCTGGAGGGCGACATGCGGCTCACCGTGCACGTGCCCGACGCCCTCCCCCCCATCCAGGTGGATCGCGACGCCATCGCCGGCGCGCTGCTCAACCTGCTGCAGAACGCCTACAAGTACAGCGGCGAGGACAAGCGCATCGCCCTCTCGGTCCACTCCCAGGGGAAATGGGTGGGACTGACGGTGGAAGACCATGGCGTGGGCATCTCGCCACGGGACCGTAAACGCATCTTCGAGCGCTTCTACCGGGTGGACAACCTGCTCACGCGCAAGACGGAAGGCAGTGGATTGGGACTGGCCATCACCAAGCGCATCGTGGAGGCTCACGGCGGGCGCATCACCGTGAAGAGCGAACCGGGCAAGGGCAGCCGCTTCACCATCCAACTCCCCGTGGCAAAGGCATGAGCGACAAGCCTCGACGCATCCTGGTGGTGGAAGACGACCTGGCCATCCTCACCGGGCTGTCCATGAACCTGAAGTTCGAGGGCTACGAGGTCCTCCAGGCCCAGGACGGCCGGCAGGGCCTGGCACGCGCGCTCGACGAGGCGCCGGACCTGCTCGTGCTGGACGTCATGATGCCCGAGCTCAACGGCTTCGAGGTGCTCAAGGAGCTGCGCCAGCGCGGCCGGGACACCCCCGTGGTGGTGCTCAGCGCCAAGGGCTCGGAGATGGATAAAATCCTCGGCCTCAACCTGGGCGCGGACGACTACGTGGCCAAGCCCTTCGGGTTGCAGGAGCTGCTGGCCCGCATCAAGGCCGTGCTGCGCCGGCGCTACCCCGTCTCCGGACAACCCCCACCGCTCGCCTTCGGGGACGTGCAGGTGGACATGGCCGCCAAGACGGTGACGCGCGGTGGACAGCCCGTGGAGCTCACGGCCCAGGAGTTCAAGCTGCTGGCCCACTTCCTCGGCCACCCGGGGCGCACCTTCAACCGCGAGGAGCTGCTGAGCGCCGCCTGGGGCTACGACTACGTGGGCAGCGCGCGCACGGTGGACAACTTCATGCGCCAGCTGCGGCTCAAGCTGGAGCCCGACCCCGAGCAGCCCCGGCACTTCCTCACCGTCCGAGGGCTCGGCTACCGCTTCGAGCGCTGAGGGACCCTCCATCGGACGGAGTTGACGCTCCGCCTGACGCTCCCTATGAGGTGCCGGTGGGTTCAGCGCATCCATGGACATGGCTGGGCGTCCTGGCCGCGTGGGCCGGAGCAATCGGAACGGCGCACGCGACGGAGACGGACCAGTACTTCGCGATCGGCAAGTCTCCACGGGACTCGCTGGCCGTCCTCGACGAGAAGGTCAACCGGGAGATTCTCGGAGCCTTGGAACTCGTGAATCGAGGGGCCTGGGACAGCACCTCGTGCGAGGACCTCGCCTACCGCGTCCACCAGCGGTTCCGCATCTCGGGGCTCCACAAGATAGAGCTCTGGGCGGAGCACACGCCGCGCATCGAGCGGGTGCCCGCCGACGACGCCTACGCGCGCTTCCAGAAGGAGGACTCCGTCTACCGCAATGACCGCCTCTGGGACTGGGGCCTCACCTTCGGCGTCAAGGCGACGTTCAACGTCGCCGGCGTCCACATGGGCGCGGACAAGCTCTCCCACTTCTTCCAGACGGGATGGAAGTACCACGAGCTGTTCCTCGAGGACCGTCAGGCGGGAGTCCCCGAACGCGAGGCCCTCGAGCGGGCCATCCAGTACGGCGTGGAAACGGAGCGGAGTTCCCTCGGCCTGGCGACGACGGGCGTGTTCTCCTTCGGAGACCTCGAGGCCAACTACCAGGGGTTCCTCTTCTACCGGAGCCTGTGCCAGACGGAGAACCCGCGGCTCTTGAAGACCTCCGAGGGCTGGCGGCTCACGCGCCCGTTCGACTGGCGCGAGTACATCTCCCCCCGGTTCGACGAGAGCTACTACAACTCCGCCTTCACGCCGAAGCGCTGGAGCGAGGTCCGCACCAACCTGCGGCGGGACTACTGCCCGAAGCTCGACAGCGAGGCGTTCCGGGAGCACTACTGGCGCTACTCGCGCTTCCCTCGCGGCGCCGACGAGCTCAACGCCCGCTACGTCCAGGAGCTGATCGCCCGCGGTGAGCTTCCCCGGCAGGAGGACTACTCCCTCTGGGCCGCCTGCGGCCGGAGCCGGCCGGACTTCGGCTCGGGCGAAGTGGCGGCCGTCGGGGGAAGCCCCGGGCCCATGCCGCGTTACGAGACCCCGCGTTTCGACGACGCCATCCTCCGGCCCGTGTTCGAGCTCGCCGGTGGCGGCTTCCAGGGGGCCCGCGCCGATTGGAACGCCCTGCTCCGGATGCGATTCCAGCTCCGGGAGACCGTGGTGCCAGAGGACGCGTGGGACTCCGTGCGGACCCCGGAGTACCTGCTCTGGGCCTCGCTCGATGGGACGCTCGCGATGACTCCCGGGCCCCTGGGCGGTGGCCTGCGCGCCGAGCTATCCCATGCCGACCTCCGCCTCACCCCGGTGGAACAGCGCTTCGAGCTCAACGACGCGGCCGACGGCGGCATGCTCGCGGTCGGCGTGGTGCTGGCTCCAGCGCGTCTCACGCGCTTCCTCGCGTTGGACCGGAAGCTGGGCGTCACACTGTCCGCGGCCGGAGTCCGCGCGCGGCTGGGGACGAGCCTCGGCGAGCGGCAACGGACGCGGGTGTTCGCCTCGCTCGCGCTGGAGGCGCTCGGGTACAAGGCGGCCCTCCACCTGTCCGAGCTGGACGCCTTCCATGGAGTGCATGTCGCCACCCTGGCCGCGGAAGCCGGCGCGGAGCTGCTCCTCGGAGAGCGCTTCCGGCTCGGACTCGTCCTGGGCGGACGCGCGGAGCTCGGCCTGGGGTGGAGCCACGGTGGCCGCCGGTTCTCCGCGCCTTCGGACCTCGGGGCGTATGCCGAGGGGCAGGTGGACATGACGCGCCACCTGCGCCTGTTCGTCCGCGGACAGCTCGACGCCCTCCATGAGCCCGAGCCGGGCCGGCTCCTCTCCACGCCCGCCCTCCTCGCCGGCGCCGCGTTCAGGTTCTGAGCCCCGGGGGCTGGCGGACGCGCCCTACCCCTCCGCCACGCCGATGTGCCGCGAGTCCTCGGGATCGAAGGGCTTGCCGTCGAAGCGCCCGTAGCGCTCGCGGGGGGTGAGGCCCCCGGCCGCCATCGCCGCGTCCAGCTCCTGCACGGAGAAGGGCTTCAGCTTGAGGCGGCGGATGCCGAGCGGCGCGCCGGGCTGCCGGCGCTCGCGCAGGTGGAAGGAGAACCCCGGCCGGCGCGGCTCGAGCGCGGCGCCGGGGTCGTCCTCGTCGCGGTTCTGCGTGGAGGCGGGCTCGGTGGACGGGTTGAGCACGTCGTAGACGAAGAGACCCCCGGGGACGAGGTGGTAGCGCACGGTGGCCAGGAAGGCCTCGAGGTCCTCGTGCGTGCTCATCAGCCCCAGGGCGTTCTGGGGGGCGAGCACCACGGGGAAGCGCTCGGGCTGGCGCAGGGAGCGCGGATCCGCCAGGAGGAAGCGCACCCGGCCGGCCACCTCGGCCGACACCGAGGCCCGGGACTCCTCGGCGGCCCGCACCATCCGCTCCGAGGGGTCCACCCCCAGTACGGACAGCCCGTGCTCGGCCAGCGTCCAGGCCACGCGCCCGTTGGCCGAGCCCAGCACCAGCACGGGCCCACCACGCTCGGTCGCCTGGCGCGTGTAGAAGACAAGGTCGGGCTCCTGCCCGACAAGGGAGAGCGGCGTGCGGCCGCGCGCGTCGTTTCCGGCCATCGGTCTTCCGGAGTAGCACGGTTGGGGCCGTCGTGGGGTCAGGACCCTGCCTTGACTGGGCACCACGCTACCCATGTGCTGTCCGGGAGCCGACGCATCGGCCCTCCTTCGAGCGGAGCCGGGCTGGCACCGGGCTTGCGAAGCGGGGAGACGGGGGTGCCACGTAGGTACCCGGATTCACCAGAAACGGGTGGGCAGGGGCATGAAGGGTGGATGGCGGTGGGCGACGGCGCTCGTCGTGACGGGCGCGATGTGGGCGGGCTGCAAGCAGACGGGGCATGACCAGTCGGAGCACGGCAACCCCGGGCTGGATTCTCCCCAAGTCGAGGGGAATACACCGGACCCGGTGCCCGCTCCCGACGCGGGCACGGTGACCGATGGCGGAGGGAAGCCCGACGCGGGCACGCCACCGCCGCCTCCTCCTGTCGACGCGGGCACTCCGCCCCCTGTCGACGCGGGTACTCCGCCTCCTCCTCCCGAGGCGGACATCCAGTTCACCTCGGTCCCGGGCTGGCAGTTCTTCGGCACCCAGCACGGCGGGCCCCGGCGCGTCTACGGGGTGTCGGCCGACGAGGGGGGCAACGTCTGGGTGGCCGGTGGCGAGGACGGCCTCTTCCTGCTCCAGCCGGGCGCCACGCGGTACCAGCGCTTCACCCTGGAGAACGGGCTGCACCCCTACGGCTACATGGCGGACGGCAGCGACGCGCCAGGGCCCAGGTACCTCAAGGTCATCTCGGTCGCGGGCGGCCCCGCCGGCACCGTCTTCGTGGGCTACGAGGGCCGGCCCGGCAAGGGCAAGGACTACTGCGAGGACAACTGGGACCGCGATGACGGCATCGCCCCGGACCCGTCCCGCTACAAGAGCGGTGACGCGGACAAGGTGACGCTGCGCGCCGACGGCACCCTCGACGTGGTCCACTACGACATCTTCTCCGGTCCCAACGTGGTGCGCGCCGAGAAGCGCGGCCGCGAGAAGCTCTGCAACATCCTGCGCATCGCGTACGACAAGAACACCCAGAGCGTCTGGTTCGGCGGCAACCACGGCTTCGCCCGCGGCGACGCGCGCTTCACCGGCAACAACACCTGCAACGGACAGCTCTCCTGCGCCGGCGTGCTGGAGCACGTGCACCCGGCCATCAACGCCCTCAACGACAAGGGCGAGGACATCCTCCTCACCGACGCCTACTACGGCGTGGCGGTGCACCCCAGCGGCGATGTCTTCTTCGGCGGCTCCAACCGCACCACGCGCTTCCGCTACGGCACCAACGGCTTCGACTACTGGACCTCGCAGTCCGAGACGGAGGATGCCCCCTACATCTGGAACCGCTTCGACCTCTGGCCGGACAAGGTGGGCGAGCCGGGCGCTCCCAAGCCCAGCGAGCGCGTGGACGACAACGTGTCCGGCCTGGCCATGGCGGGCGACAACACCGTCTGGGTCAGTTCCTTCAGCAAGGGGCTCGCGCGGATGAACGCCGAGGGCGGTGACGTCCACTACGTCAACGTCGGCGTCCCGCAGCTGTCCGCCGTGGCCGTGGACCCGCTCGATGGCAGCGTGTGGACCGGCGCCCGCTGGCTCGGTGCCCTCTACCGCGTGAAGAATGGCGGCGTGCAGACCTACTGCATCGACTTCGGCACCCGCCTCTGCTCCAGCCGCATCTCCGACATCCAGGTCGACGGCCACGGCTCCGGGCGCCGCATCCTCGTGGGCTTCCTCGGCAGCGACGAGAACCGCATCCCCGGTGCCGTCGGCATCTACACCGGGAACTGAGGCACCGTGAGGAGGCCGGGTTTCCCCTCCTGGTTCGCGGAGGGGAACCCGGAGTCCTCGATACCCTCACCCCGTCCCTCTCCCGGAGGGAGAGGGGTGAGGGGCACCTGGCATCCCTCCCACCCGAGGGCCTCCAGCACCTTGGTCATGCCGGCTCGATGCGCTCCAGGGTATTCAGACCCTGATAACAGGAAGCTCCCCGTCATCAGGGATCGGGACGCGGTACGGATGGAATAGACCCATGAGCATCGAACAGTTCTGGAAGCTCATCGAGTCATCCCGGAGAGGCTTCAACCCTCACCGGATTGACGGAAACATGGAGCAGCAGAGCGAGGAACTCAGGCGGCTGCTGTTGAAGCTCCCCCCCGAGGAGATCATCGACTTCCGCAACCATCTCCTCGAACGGATGGCCACGGCATTCCACTGGGACCTGTGGGGGGCCGCCTACATCATCGCGGGCGGCTGCTCGGATGATGGCTTCGCGGACTTCCGGAGCTGGTTGATCTCGATGGGACGTCGTGTCTTCGAAAGCGCGGTGTCGAATCCAGAATCACTCCTCGACGTGGTCGATACGCCTGGAGTCGAGGACTTCTTCTTCGAAGAGTTTCCAGATGTGCCGGCACAGGCCTACGCGGAGCTGACAGGACGCGAGCTCCCCTCGTACGCGGGCCACTCCCCGGTTGGCCCCGCCGGACAAGCGTGGAGCGAAGACGAGGGGAACCTCGCGCGGAGGTTCCCCAAGCTCTGGGCTCGATACCACCGGGGATGAACCGCACGCCCTACTTCGCCAGCGTCCGGTATTTCTCGAACAGCGCCTGCTGACGGCTGGTGAGCGGCACCTGCTTCCCTCCCACCCACATGCCCAACGGCCGGCTGCTCACCTCCAGCGGGTCTCCATTCCACAGCACCAGGTCCGCCGTCTGACCCGGCGCCACCTGGCCTCCCTCCAACCCGAACGCCTCCGTCACATTAGTGGTGATGGCTCGCAGCGCGTCCGCGTACGGCAGACCCCACGCCACCGCGTTGCCCGCCTCCTGCGCCAGCGTGCGCACCATGTGCGACTCGCCCAGCGTGGAGATGAGCACCTTCACCCCCGCCCCACTCAGCAGCGCCGCCGAGTCCAACCGGCTGTTCAGCCCGTCGAACGTCGAGGGCAGGTTCTGCGTGGGCTGCACCACGACGGGTACCTTCGCCTCCGCCAGCTCCCGCGCCACCATCCACGCCTCGCGCCCACCGGCGATGACCAGCTTCAGCCCGAACTCGCGCCCGAGCGCCAACGCCGCCCGGATGTCCGACACCCGGTTGGCCGCCACCACCACCGGCATCGTCCCCGCCAGCGCCGGCTGCAGCGCCTCCAGGTCCAGCCGGCTCGCCGACAACGCGCGCATCCGGTTGTGCTCGAACTCGCTCTTCCGGTTGTTGTACGCCCGCGCGTCGAACAGCACCTCGCGCAGCCGCTCCAGCACCAGCGCGCGCGAGCCGGACACCGCGTCCCGGCCGGACAGGCCCAGGTTGATGTGCAGGGCCAGCGGCGCGCGACGCACCGCGCCATCCGTCGTCACCCACGCGCTCTGCCCGGACACCAGTCCGCCCGACGGAATCACGCCCGCCGCGACGACACCGCCCAGCCTCGCCACGGGCAGCGTCTCCGCCGCCGGGTTGAAGCTGTCGACGATGCGCAGCGCCGCGCGGATGGGCTCCTTGGCCGCCTCGCCCCGCAGCGCGTCATCCACCGCCGACTCCTCCAGCCCCACCTCCACCACGCCCAGGCCCGTGAGCGGATCCACGAAGCCCGGCGCCAGCACCCGGCCCTTGCCCTCCACCGCACGGCACCCCGCCGGCAGCGCGTCGAGCGCCCCCGCCTGCACCCGCGTCACCTGCCCATTCTCCACCAGCACCGAGGCGTGCGCCTGCCACGTCCCATTGGAGAGGACCGCCACGTCCTGGAACGCGGTGCACGCGTCGGCCTTCACCTCCAGCGGCTGGGCGCAGGCGGCGTCCTTCGTGGGCTCGCAACGGGCCTCGATTCCCGCGTCCTTCAACACCGGCACCGCCGAGGGCAACACCGCCAGCTTCGCCGAGGCCCCGGCGCGCTCGCCCAGCTCGAAGTCGCTCGCCTCCAGGGCACCATTCGTCACGTCATAGGTGACGACACCGTCCGCCCAGACGCGCTGCGCGCGGGCATACACGGAGAGCGGGTGGTTCTTCCACAACACCACGTCCGCCATCTTTCCCGGCTCCAGCGAGCCCGTCTTCTCCTCCACGCCCATCACCCACGCGGGGTGCAGCGTCACCCAGCGCAGCGCCTCCTCCTCGGTGATGGGGATGCCGGACTCGCGCGCCCGCCACATCGCCTTGCCGGCCTCCTGGTTGAGCCGCTGGATGCCCAGCGCCGAGTCCGAATGGATGACGGCACGCCCACCCGCCTGCGACACCAGGCCCGCGTTCTGCGGAATCCCATCCCAGGCCTCCAGCTTGAAGCCCCACCAATCCGCCCACGTGGACACCGCCACGTGCTTGTCCGCCAGCTGGTCGCGCAGCTTGTAGGCCTCCAGCGCGTGGTGGAAGGAGCGGATGGAGTAGCCGAACTCGTCGGCCACCTGGAGCATCACCGCCATCTCGTCCGCGCGGTAGCAGTGGTTCTGCACCAGCAGGTTGCCGCGCATCACCTCCGCCAGCGTCTCCAGCTGCAAATCCCGGAGCGGAGCGGGCCCTCCATCCTTCCCCTTCTTCCCCCAGGCGTCCCACTTCTCCATGTACTCGCGCGCCCGGGAGAAGGCCTGCCGGAAGCCGGCCACGTTGCCCATGCGCGTGGAGGGAGCACGCCGCTGCGCTCCCCCGTACACACGGCGGGGATTCTCGCCGCAGGCCATCTTCAGGCCGTCCTTCGCCCCGGGAAAGCGCATCTCCGCCGCCGAGCGGCCGAAGTGCAGCTTCACCGGGAAGCCTCGCCCTCCAATGAGGTTGGCGCTGCCCGGCAGCACCAGCATGGCGGTGATTCCACCGGCCGCCGCTCGACGCAGCCCCGGGTCCTGCGGCCAGAAGGAGTGCTCGGCGGACACCTCGGCCGTCACCGGCGCCGTGGCCTCGTTCCCATCGTTGTTGGCGACGCTCTCCGGCGTGGCGAACACGCCCAGGTGGCTGTGTGAGTCGATGATGCCGGGCGTCACGTAGAGGCCCGTGCCGTCCACCTCCTCGGCCCCGGGAGGGGTGGCCACGTCCGCGTTGCGCCCCACCGCCAGAATCTTACCGTCCGCGAAAGCAATGGCTCCGTCCTCGATGGCCGCGCCCGAGGCGGGCATCACCGTGGCGTGCCGCACCACCACCGCGCGCTCCTGACGCCACACGCGCGTCGGGGCGCCAGGAGAAGAAGCCCCCTTGGCGGGCTCGGAGGGGGAGGAAGCGCTCGAGGAGACGGTCGCGCAGGAGGTCAATAGCAACAAGGACAGGTGGCGATAGCGCATGGCCGTTCGTCGTATCACGGTAGAATCGCGCTCGCCCATGTCCTCCGCTCCTCCCACCCCCATCCCCATGCATACCCTCCTCGGCGAGCGGGCTCGCGGAGACAGGCTCGCGGAACAACAGTTCCATCTGGTGCTGCTGGACACCGAGCGCGCCGGCACCGTCTACCCGCTCAGCGGCGAGGTGCTGCGCATCGGCAAGGCACCCGAAAACGACGTCGTCATCGACCACCCCACCGTCAGCCGCAACCACCTGCTGGTGCGCCGCCAGGGCGACCGCTTCCTCGTGCAGGACCTCGGCTCCACCAACGGCACCTTCCTCGATGGTGCCCAGGTGCGCGAGGCCTACCTGCGCCCCGGTGCCCTCATCGAGGTGGGCGACGTGCGCCTGCGCTTCAGCCCCCAGGTGGCCCCGGTGGAGATCGCCCCCTCGGCCGAGGACCGGCTCGGCGAGCTGGTGGGCCGCAGCGTGCCGATGCGTCAGATTTTCGCGCTCCTCCAGCGCATCGCCCCCACGGACTCCACGGTGCTGCTGGTGGGCGAGACGGGCACGGGCAAGGGCGCCGCGACCAAGGCGCTGCACAAGCTGTCACCCCGGGCCTCGGGGCCGCTGGTGGTATTCGACTGTGCCTCGGTGTCGGACTCACTTATCGAGAGTGAACTCTTCGGCCATGAGAAAGGCGCCTTCACCGGAGCGGTGGGCCAGCGCATCGGCTGCCTGGAGCGGGCCCATGGCGGCACGCTCTTCCTGGATGAGATCGACGACCTGGCGATGGACCTGCAGCCCAAGCTGCTGCGCGCTCTCGAGGATCGGGAGTTCCACCGGCTGGGCGCCTCCACGCCGGTGTCCTTCGACGCGCGCATCATCGTGGCGAGCAAGAAGGACCTCTGGGCCGAGGCCCAGGCGGGCCGCTTCCGCGAGGACCTGTACTTCCGGCTGTCCGTCTTCACGGTGACGCTGCCACCGCTGCGCGACCGCAAGGAGGACCTCTCCCTGCTGGTGGATGCCTTCGGCGGGCAGGGGCTGTGGAGCCGGCTGACGGAGAAGGTGCGCGAGCAGTTCCTCGGGCACACGTGGCCGGGCAACGTGCGCGAGCTGCGCAACGCCATCGAGCGCGCCCGGCACATGGCGGACCTGCCGGAGATGGCCGTGGAGGGGCTGCTGCGCGAGTCCCCCCCCGAGGTGTCGGAGCCCACGGGCGAGTCGCTCCCGGTGGGCTACTCGGGCCCCTTCAAGCAGTGCAAGGACGAGCTGGTGCGCGCCTTCGAGCGCGAGTACCTCACCCGGCTGCTCCAGCGCACCAAGGGCAACATCGCCCGCGCCGCCCGCGAGGCCGAGCTGGACCGCAAGCACCTCTACTCGCTGCTGCACAAGTACGGCCTGGTGCAGAGCGAGGGAGACTGAGCGGGCAATCGGGCTCCCCACCGCGCGTTCTATCGTCCAACCTTCTGGAAGCCATCCGCCCCGACCGGAGACCCCAAGCCATGCGCATCCGCGCCCTGCCCCTGCTCCTGCTCACCTCCTGTACCGCGGCCCAGAACACCGTCGCTCCGGCCTCCCCTTCCCCGGTGGCTCAGGTCACCACCTCCTCCGCCCAGGGCCGGAAGCTCGACGCGGCCACGCCCCTGAAGACGGCCTCGAGCACGCCCTTCACCGTGTCCGCCGGGTGGTACGTCACCGAGCGGGACGGGCACCTGCTGCTCGAGGACCCCGAGCGGCAGCTCCGCCTCACCCTCCTGGAGGTGCCCGGCCCCTCCGCCGAGCGCGCCCTCGCCGCCGCCTGGAAGCAGACCCGGCCCGACTTCGCCCTCCCCGTGAAGCACGCGGCCCACCCGCCCGCACAGGATGGCTGGGACGAAATCTTCCAGAACACCTACGAGCCTCCGCCCCAGGAGGCGCGCGTCGTCGTCGGCCTCGCCCGGCGCAAGGGTGACACCAACTACGTCGTCCTCCTGGATGGCGCCGCGGCCGCCATGGATCGCCGGGGGGCCCAGGCCGCTCAAGTCCTCCTCGGCTTCAAGTCGGCCCGGCTCGGCGAGGAGTCCTTCGCCGGCAAGGCCCCGCTGCCGCTGACCGCCGAGCGCCTCCGGTCCTTCGAGTCCTTCATCGAGCAGGCCCGCAAGACGATGAAGATTCCAGGCGTGGCCGTCGCCGTCGTCCAGGGCAACCAGGTCCTCCTCGAGAAGGGCTTCGGGGCGCGGGAACTCGGCAAGCCGGAGCCGGTGACGCCGGAGACGCTCTTCCTCATCGGCTCCACGAGCAAGTCGCTCACCACGCTGATGATGGCGCGGCTGGTGGACGAGGGCCTCTTCGACTGGGACACCCCCGCCACCCGGCTCCTGCCCGACTTCTCGCTCGCCGACGCCGAGGTGACGAAGAAGCTCACCGTGCGCAACACCGTGTGCGCCTGCACCGGCATGCCGCGCCAGGACATGGAGATGATCTTCGAGTACGCGGGCGTCACCGGCGAGCAGCGCATCGCCGAGATGCGGCGGATGAAGCCCACCACCGGCATCGGCGAGACCTTCCAGTACAGCAACCCCATGGTGACCGCTGGCGGCTACATGGCCGCGCACACCGCCGAGCCCCTGTTCCCGCTCGGCCAGGCATATGACCGCGTGATGCAGTCGCGCATCTTCGACGCCCTGGGCATGAAGTCCACCACCTTCGACTTCGCCCGCGCGGCGAAGCAGGACCACGCCTCGCCGCATGGGATGACCCTCACGCTCGACTACACGCCCCTGCCCCTGTCCCAGGACGAGGTCATCGTCCCGGTCCGCCCCGCCGGCGGCGCCTGGTCCAACCTCCGGGACATGGAGCGCTACGTGATGCTCGAGCTCTCCAAGGGCCGCACGCCCGAGGGCCAGAAGCTCGTCTCCGAGGCCAACATGCTCGCGCGCCGCGAGCCGCAGGTGAAGATCACCGACACCATGAGCTACGGGCTGGGACTCATGGTGGGCGAGGACCACGGCGCCCGCGTCATCCACCACGGCGGCAACACGCTGGGCTTCAGCTCGGACATGTTCTTCCTGCCCGATGCCAACGTCGGCGTCGTCCTGCTCACGAACGTGCAGGGGGATGGCCCCTTCCGCAACGCCGTCCGCCGCAAGTTCCTGGAGCTGCTCTTCGACGGCCGCGACGAGGCCCGCGCCCAGCTCGACTTCGCCCTGAAGAACCAGCGCGAGCAGTCCGAGAAGGAGCTGTCCGCCATCCGCGCCAAGCCCGACCTGGCCTGGGTGAAGACCCTGGCCGGCACCTGGTACAACGCGGGCCTCGGACGCATCACCCTGCGCGTCGAGGGCTCGAGCGCGGTGCTCGACGCGGGCGAGTGGCGCAGCACCCTGGGCGAGAGGCGGGAGAAGAACGGCGCGCGCACGCTCGTCCTCATGGACCCGCCGATGGCCGGCACCGAGCTCCAGCCCCGGAAGGAGGCGGAGCACACCACGCTCGTGCTGGAGATGCCGCAACTGCGCTACGTCTTCGAGAAGCGGGCGGCCCAGGCCTCCAGCAGGCCGTGACGTGAGGAGGCCCGTCCCGGGCGCTCAAGGCGTGGGCCGGCGCCGCCTCGCCATCAGCGGGGCGAGCACTCCCAGCAGCAGCCAGGGCGCGTCCGCCGCGAAGCCCGAGACACAGCCGCACCCGGTCCCGGGCGGCTCGGTGCCCGGCGACGAACAGTCCTCGAAGAACTTCGGGAACACCGAGTACGGCTCCCGTCCCAACGCCCCAGCATCGGCGGCGAAGTAGAGGACGCCCCCCGTGAACGTCAGGTTGCCCGGTCCGGCCACGGTGGCATCGGCGCCCAGGTCCATCACCTGCTGGGTGCCCTCCTCCGTCCCGTCGCTCCTCCACAGCTCGGCGCCGGTGCCATCGTCCGCCACGAAGAAGAGCAGCGAGCCCCCGGCCGTCAGCAACCGCGGTGATGAGCCACCACTCCCGGGCTGGATGTCCCGGACGCGCACCGTGCCCACCGCCGTGCCGTCGCTCTTCCACAGCTCGGCGCCACCCAGGCCGTCATCCGCCGCGAAGTAGAGCACCCCGCCCACTGCGGCGAAGGAGCTCGGACGCGAGCCCTCGCTCCCCGCGAAGAGGTCCGCGAGCATCACCGTGCCCTCCGCGGTGCCGTCGCTCGTCCAGAGCTCGGAGCCATGCACGGTGTCATCCAGGCTGAAGAAGAGCCGGCCTCCCACGGCCCTCAGGTTCTGGGGCGCGGGGTGGGACACCCTGCCGAAGATGTCCCGGACGCGCACCGTTCCGGCTTCCGTCCCATCGCTCTTCCAGAGATCGATTCCCGAGGTGCCATCCGTGGCCACGAAGAAGAGCGTGTCCCCCACCACCGTCAGCGCCCGGGGGTTCGCGTTGGAATAGGTGCCCGTGGCGATGTCCCTGACGAGCACCGTGCCTTCCGCC
This is a stretch of genomic DNA from Archangium violaceum. It encodes these proteins:
- a CDS encoding response regulator transcription factor yields the protein MSDKPRRILVVEDDLAILTGLSMNLKFEGYEVLQAQDGRQGLARALDEAPDLLVLDVMMPELNGFEVLKELRQRGRDTPVVVLSAKGSEMDKILGLNLGADDYVAKPFGLQELLARIKAVLRRRYPVSGQPPPLAFGDVQVDMAAKTVTRGGQPVELTAQEFKLLAHFLGHPGRTFNREELLSAAWGYDYVGSARTVDNFMRQLRLKLEPDPEQPRHFLTVRGLGYRFER
- a CDS encoding class I SAM-dependent methyltransferase, whose protein sequence is MAGNDARGRTPLSLVGQEPDLVFYTRQATERGGPVLVLGSANGRVAWTLAEHGLSVLGVDPSERMVRAAEESRASVSAEVAGRVRFLLADPRSLRQPERFPVVLAPQNALGLMSTHEDLEAFLATVRYHLVPGGLFVYDVLNPSTEPASTQNRDEDDPGAALEPRRPGFSFHLRERRQPGAPLGIRRLKLKPFSVQELDAAMAAGGLTPRERYGRFDGKPFDPEDSRHIGVAEG
- a CDS encoding DUF4240 domain-containing protein; translation: MSIEQFWKLIESSRRGFNPHRIDGNMEQQSEELRRLLLKLPPEEIIDFRNHLLERMATAFHWDLWGAAYIIAGGCSDDGFADFRSWLISMGRRVFESAVSNPESLLDVVDTPGVEDFFFEEFPDVPAQAYAELTGRELPSYAGHSPVGPAGQAWSEDEGNLARRFPKLWARYHRG
- a CDS encoding amidohydrolase family protein translates to MGERDSTVIRRTAMRYRHLSLLLLTSCATVSSSASSPSEPAKGASSPGAPTRVWRQERAVVVRHATVMPASGAAIEDGAIAFADGKILAVGRNADVATPPGAEEVDGTGLYVTPGIIDSHSHLGVFATPESVANNDGNEATAPVTAEVSAEHSFWPQDPGLRRAAAGGITAMLVLPGSANLIGGRGFPVKLHFGRSAAEMRFPGAKDGLKMACGENPRRVYGGAQRRAPSTRMGNVAGFRQAFSRAREYMEKWDAWGKKGKDGGPAPLRDLQLETLAEVMRGNLLVQNHCYRADEMAVMLQVADEFGYSIRSFHHALEAYKLRDQLADKHVAVSTWADWWGFKLEAWDGIPQNAGLVSQAGGRAVIHSDSALGIQRLNQEAGKAMWRARESGIPITEEEALRWVTLHPAWVMGVEEKTGSLEPGKMADVVLWKNHPLSVYARAQRVWADGVVTYDVTNGALEASDFELGERAGASAKLAVLPSAVPVLKDAGIEARCEPTKDAACAQPLEVKADACTAFQDVAVLSNGTWQAHASVLVENGQVTRVQAGALDALPAGCRAVEGKGRVLAPGFVDPLTGLGVVEVGLEESAVDDALRGEAAKEPIRAALRIVDSFNPAAETLPVARLGGVVAAGVIPSGGLVSGQSAWVTTDGAVRRAPLALHINLGLSGRDAVSGSRALVLERLREVLFDARAYNNRKSEFEHNRMRALSASRLDLEALQPALAGTMPVVVAANRVSDIRAALALGREFGLKLVIAGGREAWMVARELAEAKVPVVVQPTQNLPSTFDGLNSRLDSAALLSGAGVKVLISTLGESHMVRTLAQEAGNAVAWGLPYADALRAITTNVTEAFGLEGGQVAPGQTADLVLWNGDPLEVSSRPLGMWVGGKQVPLTSRQQALFEKYRTLAK
- a CDS encoding sigma 54-interacting transcriptional regulator produces the protein MSSAPPTPIPMHTLLGERARGDRLAEQQFHLVLLDTERAGTVYPLSGEVLRIGKAPENDVVIDHPTVSRNHLLVRRQGDRFLVQDLGSTNGTFLDGAQVREAYLRPGALIEVGDVRLRFSPQVAPVEIAPSAEDRLGELVGRSVPMRQIFALLQRIAPTDSTVLLVGETGTGKGAATKALHKLSPRASGPLVVFDCASVSDSLIESELFGHEKGAFTGAVGQRIGCLERAHGGTLFLDEIDDLAMDLQPKLLRALEDREFHRLGASTPVSFDARIIVASKKDLWAEAQAGRFREDLYFRLSVFTVTLPPLRDRKEDLSLLVDAFGGQGLWSRLTEKVREQFLGHTWPGNVRELRNAIERARHMADLPEMAVEGLLRESPPEVSEPTGESLPVGYSGPFKQCKDELVRAFEREYLTRLLQRTKGNIARAAREAELDRKHLYSLLHKYGLVQSEGD